The following nucleotide sequence is from Congzhengia minquanensis.
ATATGCATTTTTTCAGCAAAAGATGAAACCAAATTATAGTTTTGCCAAATAAAGGATTTTCATACGCACGTATAATACCATTACACCTGCATATTTAGACACTTTATTATACTATAAGTTTATTAAATAACTATTAATAAAATATTAATAATTGGTTTCTGCAATGGAAAAATCGGCAAATTTTTTGGTTTTGTAACCTATTCACACAATTTTTTGCCGTCCGTTTTCAACAATTTCAGCTCAAATTTGCCAAAATGCAGCGTTTCGCGAATTCCAAGGCTTGGAATAGAAATTTCGGCGTCCTGTTCGTGTTCCGTTGTGTTAAACAGATGCAGGGCGAAGCCGTCCGGCGTCTGTTTGTAGGAGGACACAAGCACGTCTTTGCTGGAGCACAGAATGGAAGAAGCAGAGGGTGCTCCTTCGCCTGAAGGGAAAAGGGACATAATCTGCGGCTGTTCGTTAAAGCACTGGGCCTGGGCGTCGATGTTCTCAAACGGTGCAAGCCGCAGGGAAAAATGCCGTTCTCCCATGTCGATGTGGGAAAGAAAACGATTTTTCGGTGCAATTTCACGGTCTAAAATGGGGTGGGCGGAGTAAACCGGGGTTCTGAGCAAAGAAAGCTTAATCGCGCCGTTTTCAAAGGAGCCGCCATATATTCCGCGGTTGATTGCGCAAAGGCCGCCTTTTCCCTCTTTGATTCCGCACCATTTGTGGAATGTTACCTCAGCGCCGCCGTTTTCAAGCTCCTGTGTGCCGAATGCCGTTTGCCCATAGGCCGTGCCTAGTTTGTGTCCCGTGTCAATTCTATATTTTATCATTTTATTGGCATTTGCAGAAAACAGGGTAATATCAACGTCTAAGTAAATATCGTGTTTGGGTATGGTATATTCCACCACGGCGTAGGTTTTGTCATAACGGAAAATGGCCTGAATTTTCGTCCGCAGACTGCCGTTTTCAATCACCCTGACATTGCGGAGCGTTTCTTCCCTGTGGCCAATGAAGTCTGCCGCTTCCTCATTTGATATTAGGGAAAAGACACCGGCAAAATCCTGAAAAGACGATACTGTCATGCCCCAGGGATCTTCGTTGTCAGAGAAAACCTCCAAAACGCCGGTTTCGCCGGCAATCATATCGCTGCCGTCTATCTGATATGTTTGAATCAGCCCGGTTTTGGTGCTGATTTCTACCCTCAGCCTGCCGGCGTCTATCACAATTGCATCGTTTTCTTCCGGCTGGGACAGCATTTTATAATCCTTTACCACCGAAAGGGAACAGTTAAACCGGGTGATGCCGGAGGGGGCGAGCGTGCCGCGGAACGACACCTTCTGAATCCAGTCTAAATGGAACGTGCAGGAGGGTTTTTCATTTTGGCAGACCAACGCGTTCCCATTTTCGTCATACACACAGGCCACGGTTTGCTCACCGTCGTTCCAGTTCTGGTTTTCCAGCATAAATTCAATTTCAAAGTCGCCCTCCACCGCATATGGGTGGGGGTTAAAGGCCATGATTGGAATTTGCTTATCCATTGGCTTTTTCTGTCCGCTGCAAAGGGCAAAAAAGGCTTTTGCCTGCAAACGGTCTAACGTTTCCTCAGCATGGGACATAAGTCTTAAACTGTCTTCTTCCGCCTGCTTAATGGCCGAGCCGGGCAGAATGTCGTGGAACTGGGAAAACGCAAGGTCTTCTTTTGCACGTTTCATTTGCGCGCCGTCAAATTCCGTGCCGTTTTGCAGGGCGGCACAGGCCA
It contains:
- a CDS encoding glycoside hydrolase family 38 C-terminal domain-containing protein, giving the protein MKPKIHLLCNAHLDPVWLWQWKEGVAEAVSTFRVAVNFCEKYDGFVFNHNEAVLYKWVEEYEPELFQKIQALVAAGKWKIMGGWYLQPDCTMLSGESFLNQIELGQEYFKEKFGVSFKTAINFDPFGHTRGLVQILAKCGYQNYIYMRPNEEALFDFKWVGFDGSEICAHNIFGGYNTLKGTARQKIEDYLNKYPEHETGLILWGIGNHGGGPSEIDLNEINALIDERKDKAEIVHSDADSYFSGLNKQNLPVKKTSLCHTMVGCYTSQVRIKQAHRSLENKLMVTEKMMACAALQNGTEFDGAQMKRAKEDLAFSQFHDILPGSAIKQAEEDSLRLMSHAEETLDRLQAKAFFALCSGQKKPMDKQIPIMAFNPHPYAVEGDFEIEFMLENQNWNDGEQTVACVYDENGNALVCQNEKPSCTFHLDWIQKVSFRGTLAPSGITRFNCSLSVVKDYKMLSQPEENDAIVIDAGRLRVEISTKTGLIQTYQIDGSDMIAGETGVLEVFSDNEDPWGMTVSSFQDFAGVFSLISNEEAADFIGHREETLRNVRVIENGSLRTKIQAIFRYDKTYAVVEYTIPKHDIYLDVDITLFSANANKMIKYRIDTGHKLGTAYGQTAFGTQELENGGAEVTFHKWCGIKEGKGGLCAINRGIYGGSFENGAIKLSLLRTPVYSAHPILDREIAPKNRFLSHIDMGERHFSLRLAPFENIDAQAQCFNEQPQIMSLFPSGEGAPSASSILCSSKDVLVSSYKQTPDGFALHLFNTTEHEQDAEISIPSLGIRETLHFGKFELKLLKTDGKKLCE